In the genome of Candidatus Cloacimonadota bacterium, one region contains:
- a CDS encoding C25 family peptidase propeptide domain-containing protein: protein MKKILLILTLSLLIFSCLWSENSFTITQMTENNIQLKLHIDEYSFSDINIKGKLYQNIELSGIDFLRLSEEGAPKLPFFSKVIGLPPDGNISAKIISENHKIIENKNISYNPTYFEKNGKLIANFDIPASYQNRTFLPGKLIESE, encoded by the coding sequence ATGAAAAAAATATTACTAATACTCACTCTATCTCTTCTTATTTTCAGTTGTTTATGGTCTGAAAACAGCTTCACAATTACCCAAATGACTGAAAACAATATCCAACTCAAACTGCATATAGATGAATACTCTTTCTCTGATATTAATATTAAGGGAAAATTATATCAAAATATTGAACTCTCAGGAATTGATTTTCTCAGACTTAGTGAAGAAGGAGCACCTAAGCTCCCATTCTTTTCAAAGGTGATTGGTTTACCCCCGGATGGAAATATCTCTGCAAAAATAATATCTGAAAATCATAAAATAATTGAAAACAAAAATATCTCCTACAATCCAACATATTTTGAAAAGAATGGCAAATTAATTGCAAATTTTGATATTCCGGCAAGTTATCAAAATCGGACATTTCTTCCCGGTAAATTAATTGAATCTGAATT